Part of the Sphingopyxis sp. 113P3 genome, GCCGAACGCCAACCCGGCACCGATAAACGGGGACCGCGCTTCGCTCTTGGGGAAGCGCAAACGCCCAAGGCGATGCGGGGACGCCGGCCGCCGGTCGCCTACCGCCCCTCCCGTTTACCCGCGTGGCGCAGGATGCGATCGATCAGCCGCCGCGCCTCCGCATCGGGCCCGGCAATGGCAGGCGATTCGGGAACGGAAGTCTGGCGACGGCCGAAGCTCGGACGGCGGGGCGGGAAAACGGGAGCGAACAAGCGCATGGGGGGCATACCTCTCCAGGCGGCGTCGCCCCCGGCCGCCGCGGTCGATCTGGTCCCTGCCCCGATCTTTGCCGCGCATGGTTTCGCCGCGGTAAAACGCGATGGTTACCGCTCTGTTGGCGTTATTGAGTCGTGCGCTGCGGTACGGTGAACGTACCGGTCACCCGCCCGCCGGTGCCACCTTGCACGGGGTTGCCGTCGGGCCCACGGGCGGCGCCGCGCCCGTCGACGGTTGCCCGCCCCGAATTGAGGTCGATCACCATCCGTCCGCCCGACAGGCGGTTCGCTCCCTGGCGCAGCTCGACGTTGCCGACCATGGTTATCAGCCGCCGCTCCAGATCATAAATCGCGACATTGCCCTTCGCAGTCTCGTCACCCTTGGTCACGGTTACCCCGCCCGAGGCGTCGAGCCGATTGACGTCGGTGCCGCCCGAACGGGTGTAGGCCACGGTCATCCGCTGCGCGGTCAGGGTCATCCCGGCCTGCGTCACCCGAACATTGCCCGAGATGACGACGCGGTCGGACCGGTCCTGCACCTCGATAACATTGGCGGCAAAATCCACGGGCGCATTACTGTTGTGATTGGCGAGCGCCTGGGCATGGGCCGGCGCGCCGCCGCCCGTGGCGAGGATCGCGAGGCTGGTCGCCGCGAAGCTGGCGCCGGCAAGCGCCAGGCTCTTCCAGCCAAAGGCGCGCGGCGCGGTTGGGCGGTTCATTTGATCACTCCCTGGTTGATCCGCAGCCGCGCATTGCCCGACAGGCGCACAATCCGCGTATCGAGGTCGGCATAAAGCTGGTTGGCCGAAAATTGCCCGATGTTCAACGTGCCTTGGACCCCGCTATTGCCCGCGAGGCTGCGATTCTTGAGGTCGAACGCCACACCGTCGGCAACGATGCGATAGCCGTCGGCGCTTTTCACAAGTACTTCGCCCGGGACGAGGACCTTTTCGGTGTCCATGTTGTAGAGGCTCTGCTTGGCAGCGATCGTCGCCGGGCCATCCTCGAGCCGGATCGCACCCGACAGGTCGGTCATCCGCACGATTGGCTCGGCGCTCGATTTCTGCACCGCGCTTCCCGCGATCAGCGCGAAGGGCTGCCCCTTGCCGTCCTGGCCCCGGTATTCGGCGCGGGTGACGCGCATCCGCTCCTTCGCGACCTCGACCTTGTCCTTCGCGAGCAGAAAGCTCACCTCGCTGCGCTGCGTAAAAGGTGAAAAGAC contains:
- the lptC gene encoding LPS export ABC transporter periplasmic protein LptC — encoded protein: MSERAELDRTMRQLWAAKGSSHDRVVRILRVGLPLVIGVVAAVLVFSPFTQRSEVSFLLAKDKVEVAKERMRVTRAEYRGQDGKGQPFALIAGSAVQKSSAEPIVRMTDLSGAIRLEDGPATIAAKQSLYNMDTEKVLVPGEVLVKSADGYRIVADGVAFDLKNRSLAGNSGVQGTLNIGQFSANQLYADLDTRIVRLSGNARLRINQGVIK
- a CDS encoding LptA/OstA family protein, which encodes MNRPTAPRAFGWKSLALAGASFAATSLAILATGGGAPAHAQALANHNSNAPVDFAANVIEVQDRSDRVVISGNVRVTQAGMTLTAQRMTVAYTRSGGTDVNRLDASGGVTVTKGDETAKGNVAIYDLERRLITMVGNVELRQGANRLSGGRMVIDLNSGRATVDGRGAARGPDGNPVQGGTGGRVTGTFTVPQRTTQ